Proteins from one Podospora pseudoanserina strain CBS 124.78 chromosome 1, whole genome shotgun sequence genomic window:
- a CDS encoding hypothetical protein (EggNog:ENOG503P1PK; COG:S), with product MGQPLTALVWAFFGIVALLSSRSQATPSIPMEYCARYNTGLKFDPFVSDFQSMGRCRINCTDLNFAFAILLEKKCWCSSTVPNKADQNDISDCSFPCPGYPDDICGGKGPVYGYLEIAQFKPTATAPPAPFSTTRQPSKTASPDQVVTSEPGGAVETVTVGGVVKTVTAAFPQATGGTVPSSSSGLQAGAVAGIAVGIIGGLSVLGLFVWLLWKKRRQEEQQGFISPMRGGSASGMGSMGSKAPQVTEQPLTWEAKRRSQLMPIDPRLDPFYVRDPNRSRDSVNSLQDNHDYSRRLDAPRVLRATNPDPDY from the exons ATGGGGCAGCCCCTAACCGCCCTTGTCTGGGCTTTCTTTGGCATCGTTGCTCTGCTATCCAGCCGCTCTCAGGCAACGCCCTCTATCCCAATGGAGTATTGTGCCAGATACAACACTGGTCTCAAGTTTGACCCAT TTGTCAGCGACTTCCAGAGCATGGGTCGTTGCAGAATAAACTGCACGGATCTGAACTTTGCTTTCGCAATTTTGCTCGAGAAAAAGTGCTGGTGCTCAAGCACCGTCCCTAACAAGGCCGATCAGAACGACATCTCGGACTGCAGTTTTCCATGCCCGGGCTATCCCGACGATATTTGCGGTGGAAAGGGTCCTGTTTATGGGTATCTTGAGATTGCCCAGTTCAAGCCTACAGCAACAGCGCCGCCAGCCCCATTTTCCACCACCCGACAGCCGTCCAAAACAGCATCC CCTGATCAAGTCGTCACGTCGGAACCGGGCGGCGCAGTGGAGACGGTAACCGTTGGAGGCGTCGTCAAAACTGTGACGGCGGCCTTTCCCCAAGCTACCGGCGGGACGGTGCCAAGTTCTAGCAGTGGCCTGCAGGCCGGAGCCGTTGCCGGCATTGCCGTAGGCATCATCGGCGGCTTGTCGGTTCTTGGACTGTTCGTCTGGCTCttgtggaagaagaggagacaAGAAGAGCAGCAGGGATTTATCTCACCCATGAGAGGTGGTAGTGCTTCGGGCATGGGCTCTATGGGGTCAAAAGCCCCTCAAGTGACGGAGCAGCCATTAACATGGGAGGCCAAACGTCGAAGCCAGCTCATGCCCATTGACCCGCGACTCGACCCGTTCTACGTCCGCGATCCGAACCGAAGCCGCGACAGCGTCAACTCCCTACAAGACAACCACGACTATTCCAGACGACTTGATGCGCCACGAGTGCTGAGAGCCACCAATCCAGACCCCGATTATTAG